Genomic window (Nitrospirota bacterium):
CGGTCCCGCCGAGTCAAGAGCTCGGCAAGGACGATTTCCTCAAGCTCTTCATGGCCCAACTCCAGGCGCAGGACCCGCTCAACCCGATGGACAGCAGCCAGTTCACGACTCAGCTGGCGCAGTTCAGTTCTCTCGAACAGCTGACCAACATCAACACCCAGCTGACGAGCCTGGTGCAAGTCCAGTCATCGCAGCAGAACGCGACGGCCACGGACCTGATCGGGAAGCAGGTGCAGCTCACGACCGGCGCGTACCATACCGTTACGGGCGTGCTGTTCGGCAACAATCAGACGCTCCTCGAGCTGGAGGACGGCAGCACAATCCAG
Coding sequences:
- a CDS encoding flagellar hook capping FlgD N-terminal domain-containing protein, with product MDIGSTTTTTGAASGSSTVPPSQELGKDDFLKLFMAQLQAQDPLNPMDSSQFTTQLAQFSSLEQLTNINTQLTSLVQVQSSQQNATATDLIGKQVQLTTGAYHTVTGVLFGNNQTLLELEDGSTIQPGAIMEIRGGA